A genomic window from Litoreibacter janthinus includes:
- the nuoL gene encoding NADH-quinone oxidoreductase subunit L, which produces METIILFGPLIGALICGFGWKFIGEQAGCVIATGLLFLSALLSWIVFLTFDGTTETIEIMRWIQSGTLDTSWAIRVDRLTTIMLIVVTTVSSLVHLYSFGYMAHDENFGEGVAYKARFFAYLSFFTFTMLMLVTSDNLVQMFFGWEGVGVASYLLIGFYYKKPSANAAAIKAFVVNRVGDFGFALGIFGLFYLTDSINFSDVFAAAPELAETQLHFLWADWNAANLLAFLLFIGAMGKSAQLFLHTWLPDAMEGPTPVSALIHAATMVTAGVFLVCRMSPLIEFAPEAKTFIVIIGASTAFFAATVGLVQNDIKRVIAYSTCSQLGYMFVAAGVGVYSVAMFHLLTHAFFKAMLFLGAGSVIHAMHHEQDMRNYGNLRKKIPFTFWAMMIGTLAITGVGIPLTHIGFAGFLSKDAIIESAWGGGSSYAFWLLVIAAVFTSFYSWRLMFMTFYGTERGDKHTHEHAHESPKVMLVPLGVLAIGAIFSGMVFFKPFFGDHHDVEKFFGITQGEQHALVDPDTLSMAAVAAGTEEAAEGHGEEVAGGAGDAALPGQGAIYMSPDNHTMDNAHHAPNWVKVAPFIAMLLGFCTAWLFYIKNPSLPGRLAANQKHLYQFLLNKWYFDELYDYIFIRPAKWLGNFLWTRGDGNVIDGSINGVAMGAVPFLTRLAGRAQSGFMFHYAFAMVIGVVLIITWFAIGGPTVGGVE; this is translated from the coding sequence ATGGAAACCATCATCCTCTTTGGTCCTTTGATCGGCGCATTGATCTGCGGCTTTGGCTGGAAGTTCATCGGCGAGCAGGCGGGCTGCGTGATTGCTACCGGACTGTTGTTCCTGTCCGCGCTGCTGAGCTGGATTGTCTTCCTCACCTTTGACGGGACGACGGAAACCATCGAAATCATGCGCTGGATCCAGTCCGGCACGTTGGACACATCCTGGGCCATTCGCGTGGACCGGTTGACAACGATCATGCTGATCGTGGTGACAACGGTTTCCAGCCTCGTGCACCTGTATTCCTTCGGCTACATGGCCCATGACGAGAACTTCGGTGAAGGCGTTGCTTACAAGGCCCGCTTCTTTGCCTACCTGTCGTTCTTTACCTTCACGATGCTGATGCTGGTGACCTCCGACAACTTGGTCCAGATGTTCTTTGGCTGGGAAGGCGTGGGTGTCGCATCCTACCTTCTGATCGGCTTCTATTACAAAAAGCCGTCTGCCAACGCCGCCGCGATCAAGGCCTTCGTGGTCAACCGCGTAGGTGACTTCGGCTTCGCGCTTGGCATCTTCGGGCTGTTCTACCTGACCGACAGTATCAACTTCTCCGATGTGTTCGCCGCCGCGCCTGAGCTGGCAGAAACGCAATTGCACTTCCTCTGGGCTGACTGGAACGCCGCGAACCTGCTGGCCTTCCTGCTGTTCATCGGTGCGATGGGCAAATCGGCACAGCTGTTCCTGCACACGTGGTTGCCGGACGCGATGGAAGGCCCGACCCCTGTGTCCGCGCTGATCCACGCGGCGACCATGGTGACGGCCGGTGTCTTCCTTGTTTGCCGCATGTCGCCGCTGATCGAGTTTGCGCCGGAGGCCAAGACCTTCATCGTCATCATCGGCGCATCAACAGCGTTCTTCGCCGCGACTGTGGGTCTTGTACAAAACGACATCAAGCGCGTCATCGCATATTCGACCTGTTCGCAGCTTGGCTACATGTTCGTGGCCGCTGGCGTCGGCGTCTACTCGGTTGCCATGTTCCACCTGCTGACCCACGCCTTCTTCAAAGCGATGTTGTTCCTTGGGGCCGGCTCGGTCATCCACGCGATGCACCACGAGCAGGACATGCGCAACTACGGCAACCTGCGTAAAAAGATTCCGTTTACATTCTGGGCGATGATGATCGGCACGCTGGCGATCACCGGTGTCGGTATCCCGCTGACCCATATCGGCTTTGCAGGCTTCCTGTCCAAAGATGCGATCATCGAGAGCGCGTGGGGCGGTGGCTCTAGCTATGCGTTCTGGTTGCTGGTCATCGCGGCTGTGTTTACCTCGTTCTACTCATGGCGTTTGATGTTCATGACGTTCTACGGCACCGAACGCGGTGACAAGCACACGCATGAGCACGCCCATGAAAGCCCGAAAGTTATGCTGGTGCCGCTGGGCGTTCTGGCCATCGGCGCAATTTTCTCGGGGATGGTGTTCTTCAAACCGTTCTTTGGCGATCACCACGACGTCGAGAAGTTCTTCGGCATCACCCAAGGCGAGCAACACGCGCTGGTTGATCCCGACACGCTGAGCATGGCGGCTGTCGCCGCTGGCACCGAAGAAGCGGCAGAGGGTCACGGCGAAGAAGTGGCCGGTGGCGCTGGCGACGCGGCGCTGCCAGGCCAAGGTGCCATCTACATGAGTCCCGACAACCACACGATGGACAACGCCCACCATGCCCCCAACTGGGTGAAGGTCGCGCCGTTTATCGCGATGTTGCTGGGCTTCTGCACCGCTTGGCTGTTCTACATCAAGAACCCAAGCTTGCCCGGTCGTTTGGCGGCCAACCAGAAGCACCTGTACCAGTTCTTGCTGAACAAATGGTACTTCGACGAGCTGTATGACTACATCTTCATTCGCCCTGCGAAATGGCTCGGCAACTTCTTGTGGACCCGTGGGGATGGCAACGTCATCGACGGCTCGATCAACGGGGTCGCTATGGGTGCCGTGCCGTTCCTGACGCGCCTTGCCGGTCGCGCGCAGTCCGGTTTCATGTTCCACTACGCCTTTGCCATGGTGATTGGCGTGGTTCTGATTATCACATGGTTCGCCATCGGCGGCCCAACTGTCGGGGGTGTCGAATAA
- the nuoK gene encoding NADH-quinone oxidoreductase subunit NuoK, which yields MIGLEHYLTVAAALFVIGIFGIFVNRKNVIIILMSIELMLLAVNINFVAFSSYLGDLAGQVFTLFVLTVAAAEAAIGLAILVCFFRTRGTIAVEDVNVMKG from the coding sequence ATGATCGGACTTGAACACTATCTCACCGTAGCGGCGGCGCTGTTCGTCATTGGCATCTTCGGCATCTTCGTGAACCGCAAGAACGTCATCATCATTTTGATGTCGATCGAGCTGATGTTGCTCGCGGTGAATATCAACTTCGTGGCTTTTTCCAGCTATCTTGGCGACCTCGCGGGGCAGGTATTTACCTTGTTCGTGCTGACGGTCGCGGCGGCTGAGGCGGCGATCGGGCTGGCCATTCTGGTCTGCTTCTTCCGAACCCGCGGCACCATCGCCGTGGAAGACGTCAACGTGATGAAGGGCTAA
- a CDS encoding NADH-quinone oxidoreductase subunit J encodes MGFADFAFYLFAITVVTAGLFVVVSRNPVHSVLWLILAFLSSAGLFVLLGAEFVAMLMIIVYVGAVAVLFLFVVMMLDVDFAELRGELAKFVPLAGLIGVILLMELALVFGTWTGAENAASLRDAVTPALEETQNTAALGQLIYTKYIYLFQAAGLILLVAMIGAIVLTLRHRPDIKRQNVLSQIYRDPAKQMELKDVKPGQGL; translated from the coding sequence ATGGGCTTCGCTGATTTTGCATTCTACCTTTTTGCCATCACGGTTGTGACCGCGGGGCTGTTTGTCGTGGTCTCTCGCAACCCCGTGCACTCGGTGCTGTGGCTGATCCTCGCGTTTCTGTCCTCGGCAGGGCTGTTCGTGCTGCTGGGTGCCGAATTCGTCGCCATGCTGATGATCATCGTCTATGTCGGCGCGGTGGCTGTGTTGTTCCTGTTTGTGGTGATGATGCTGGATGTCGACTTCGCGGAGTTGCGCGGCGAGTTGGCCAAGTTTGTGCCGCTGGCAGGGCTGATCGGCGTTATTTTGTTGATGGAACTGGCGCTGGTCTTCGGCACTTGGACAGGCGCTGAAAACGCGGCATCACTGCGCGACGCCGTGACCCCTGCGCTGGAAGAGACCCAGAACACCGCGGCCTTGGGCCAGCTGATCTACACCAAGTACATATATCTGTTCCAAGCGGCGGGCCTGATCCTGCTGGTCGCCATGATCGGCGCCATCGTGCTGACCCTGCGCCACCGCCCTGACATCAAACGCCAGAACGTGCTCAGCCAAATCTACCGCGACCCTGCGAAGCAGATGGAGCTGAAAGACGTGAAACCGGGGCAGGGGTTGTGA
- a CDS encoding carboxymuconolactone decarboxylase family protein, translating to MSDPNNPFEAMMKMGQDMAKTMNPALEAFTPKGFENMMPTMSAEMMEQFMGKGLSPEGLDAKTRLLLTLSGLTIQGAQAESQIRITVRHLVEAGATKQEIAETIAQAAMFGGVPAMSKAMELATEVLDGEGKS from the coding sequence ATGTCTGACCCCAATAACCCCTTCGAGGCCATGATGAAAATGGGCCAGGATATGGCGAAGACCATGAACCCTGCATTGGAGGCGTTTACCCCCAAAGGCTTCGAGAACATGATGCCCACCATGTCTGCCGAGATGATGGAACAATTCATGGGTAAGGGGTTGAGCCCGGAAGGACTGGATGCCAAGACGCGCCTGTTGCTGACCCTGTCGGGTCTGACGATTCAGGGCGCTCAGGCAGAATCCCAAATCAGGATCACCGTGCGCCACCTTGTCGAGGCGGGTGCAACGAAACAAGAGATTGCCGAAACCATCGCCCAAGCCGCGATGTTCGGCGGTGTTCCAGCCATGTCGAAAGCGATGGAGCTTGCGACCGAGGTGCTGGACGGAGAAGGAAAAAGCTGA